A portion of the Thermosediminibacter oceani DSM 16646 genome contains these proteins:
- the grdC gene encoding glycine/sarcosine/betaine reductase complex component C subunit beta, with the protein MSNAVISGAGYVLVHAPNIMMVAGTTQLLEKENPNSEYIKRIKDHIRSYDDAIAYPPNQAYIGNISPGDLRSIKRPWYENPIKGASRFGRYGEIMPEDEFYGLMAISDVFDLVILEKEFAEGVKQKLSRHPLLSENDVNRIKMVADEETIKKHLENGAVELMYGGKLVGCVRKAHDKDETLSAHVMIENLATKASAVMALRYLLKVTGIAPTDVDYIIECSEEACGDMNQRGGGNFAKAIGEIAGCGNATGADMRGFCAGPTHALISAAALVSSGIYRNVVVVAGGATAKLGMNGRDHVNKGMPVLEDVLGGFAVLVSADDGMNPIIRLDSIGKHPIAAGAAPQAVMQNIVYNPLDRLGLKASDVDKYAPELQNPEITEPAGAGDVPRANYRMIAAIGVKRGELRKEDLDSFVEKHGVTGFAPTQGHIPSGVPIIGYAREQILAGSMKRAMIIGKGSLFLGRMTNMFDGISFIMEKNPGIQKEAAKTIDVSSYLAEAFREFAEYLETRGKVDASR; encoded by the coding sequence GTGAGCAATGCTGTTATTTCAGGTGCCGGCTACGTCCTGGTGCACGCTCCCAACATCATGATGGTGGCTGGCACCACCCAGCTTTTAGAAAAGGAAAATCCCAATTCGGAGTATATAAAGCGGATAAAGGACCACATTAGAAGCTACGATGACGCCATCGCCTACCCGCCAAATCAGGCCTATATAGGAAATATATCCCCCGGAGACCTGAGAAGCATAAAAAGGCCCTGGTACGAGAACCCCATAAAAGGCGCATCGAGGTTCGGCAGATACGGTGAAATAATGCCCGAGGACGAGTTTTACGGTTTGATGGCCATCTCCGACGTTTTCGACCTGGTAATTCTGGAAAAAGAATTCGCCGAAGGCGTAAAGCAAAAACTTTCCCGCCACCCGCTTTTGTCGGAGAACGATGTAAACCGCATAAAAATGGTGGCCGATGAGGAGACCATCAAAAAGCATTTAGAAAACGGCGCCGTCGAATTGATGTACGGCGGAAAGCTCGTAGGCTGCGTTAGGAAAGCCCACGACAAGGATGAAACTCTATCGGCTCACGTGATGATCGAAAACCTGGCTACCAAAGCCTCGGCGGTGATGGCATTAAGGTACCTGCTGAAAGTTACCGGCATTGCCCCGACGGATGTGGACTATATCATAGAATGTTCCGAAGAAGCCTGCGGCGACATGAACCAGAGGGGTGGCGGAAATTTCGCCAAGGCCATCGGCGAAATAGCCGGCTGCGGCAATGCGACGGGGGCTGACATGAGAGGGTTCTGCGCCGGGCCCACCCATGCCCTCATAAGCGCGGCCGCCTTAGTAAGCTCCGGTATATATAGGAACGTGGTAGTGGTTGCCGGAGGCGCTACGGCAAAACTGGGCATGAACGGCAGGGACCATGTCAACAAGGGAATGCCCGTGCTGGAAGACGTCCTGGGCGGGTTTGCAGTGCTCGTCAGTGCCGACGACGGTATGAACCCCATCATAAGGCTCGATTCGATAGGAAAGCACCCGATCGCCGCCGGCGCTGCTCCCCAGGCCGTAATGCAAAATATAGTTTATAATCCTCTGGATAGGCTTGGCCTCAAAGCTTCTGACGTGGACAAATACGCGCCCGAGCTCCAGAACCCGGAGATCACGGAACCCGCCGGGGCCGGCGACGTGCCGAGGGCGAACTACAGGATGATAGCAGCCATCGGCGTAAAACGGGGAGAGCTCAGGAAGGAAGACCTGGATTCCTTCGTAGAGAAGCACGGAGTAACCGGCTTTGCCCCGACCCAGGGCCATATCCCTTCGGGTGTCCCCATAATAGGGTACGCAAGGGAACAGATCCTGGCAGGTAGTATGAAGAGAGCTATGATAATAGGTAAGGGCAGCCTTTTCCTTGGCCGTATGACTAATATGTTCGACGGTATATCCTTTATAATGGAAAAGAACCCCGGCATACAAAAAGAGGCGGCCAAGACAATCGACGTTTCGTCGTACCTGGCAGAGGCCTTCCGTGAGTTCGCAGAATACCTCGAGACAAGGGGGAAGGTCGATGCCTCTAGATAA
- the grdB gene encoding glycine reductase complex selenoprotein B, translated as MGKFRVVHYINQFFGQIGGEDKADTPPQDREGAVGPGMAFNAAFAGEAEIVGTVICGDSYFNEHQEEAIADIMECIKKYNPDLVIAGPAFNAGRYGMACGSVCKAVREALKIPAVTGMFIENPGVEVYKKDVYIIETAGSAAGMRDAVPKMAKLALKLLKREQIGTPQEEGYIPRGIRKNVFVEEYGAKRAVDMLIKKLKGEPFITEYPMPNFDRVTPAPAVKDLSKAVVALVTSGGIVPKGNPDKIEASSASKYGKYDIEGVEYLTPDKYQTAHGGYDPTYANEDPNRVLPVDVMRELEQEGVIGKLHRYYYATVGNGTSVANARRFAQEIAKELIADGVQAVILTSTUGTCTRCGATMVKELERAGLPTTHICTIVPISMTVGANRIVPAVAIPHPLGNPSLTKEQEKSLRRKLVLKALKALTIDVESQTVFED; from the coding sequence ATGGGTAAATTCAGGGTTGTCCATTACATTAACCAGTTTTTTGGCCAGATAGGAGGCGAGGACAAGGCCGACACACCCCCGCAGGATAGGGAAGGGGCTGTCGGCCCCGGCATGGCTTTTAATGCCGCCTTCGCCGGTGAAGCAGAAATAGTGGGTACCGTGATCTGCGGCGACTCGTATTTCAACGAACACCAGGAAGAGGCCATAGCCGACATTATGGAGTGTATAAAAAAATACAATCCGGATCTGGTGATCGCCGGTCCCGCCTTCAACGCCGGCCGTTACGGGATGGCTTGCGGCAGCGTATGTAAGGCGGTTAGGGAAGCCCTAAAAATACCCGCCGTTACCGGCATGTTTATAGAAAACCCCGGCGTGGAGGTATATAAAAAAGATGTATACATTATAGAGACTGCCGGTTCGGCTGCGGGTATGCGCGATGCGGTGCCAAAAATGGCCAAACTTGCCCTGAAGCTTCTAAAGCGCGAACAGATCGGCACGCCCCAAGAAGAAGGTTACATACCCCGCGGAATCAGAAAGAACGTTTTCGTGGAGGAATACGGCGCTAAGCGGGCTGTAGATATGCTGATAAAGAAGCTGAAGGGTGAGCCCTTCATCACGGAGTATCCCATGCCCAACTTCGACAGGGTGACGCCCGCACCGGCCGTAAAAGATCTCTCGAAGGCGGTTGTAGCCCTGGTCACTTCGGGCGGCATAGTGCCCAAGGGCAATCCCGACAAGATTGAGGCTTCCAGCGCTTCCAAGTACGGTAAGTACGATATCGAAGGAGTGGAATACCTTACTCCCGATAAATACCAGACCGCCCACGGCGGTTATGACCCCACCTACGCCAATGAGGACCCCAACAGAGTTCTGCCTGTTGACGTAATGCGCGAATTGGAGCAGGAAGGCGTTATAGGGAAGCTCCACAGGTACTACTACGCCACGGTGGGCAACGGCACATCGGTGGCAAATGCCAGGAGATTTGCCCAGGAAATTGCAAAAGAGCTCATTGCCGACGGCGTCCAGGCCGTAATCCTCACCTCCACCTGAGGGACCTGTACTCGTTGCGGTGCAACGATGGTAAAAGAACTCGAAAGGGCAGGCCTGCCCACAACTCATATCTGCACGATAGTGCCGATTTCCATGACGGTGGGCGCCAACAGGATAGTCCCGGCCGTGGCCATACCGCACCCGCTGGGTAACCCGTCGCTCACCAAGGAGCAGGAAAAATCCCTCAGGCGCAAGCTGGTCCTCAAGGCTTTGAAAGCCCTGACGATTGACGTAGAAAGCCAGACGGTTTTTGAGGACTAG
- the grdA gene encoding glycine/sarcosine/betaine reductase complex selenoprotein A: protein MFEGKKIVIVGDRDGVPGPAIEACMKTTPGEVVFSTTECFVUTAAGAMDLEIQRRIKELADEHGPENVVVILGGAEPEAAGIAAETVTNGDPTFAGPLAGVSLGLAVYHIVEPEVKAAVDPAVYEEQVGVVEMVLDVEAIAKEVKKYREQYSKYRA from the coding sequence ATGTTTGAAGGCAAAAAGATAGTTATAGTGGGTGACAGGGACGGTGTTCCCGGTCCGGCCATAGAAGCATGTATGAAGACAACTCCGGGTGAAGTGGTGTTCTCCACCACCGAGTGCTTCGTCTGAACGGCCGCCGGTGCGATGGATCTGGAGATCCAAAGGAGAATCAAAGAACTGGCCGATGAGCACGGCCCCGAAAACGTAGTCGTGATTTTAGGCGGTGCTGAACCTGAAGCTGCAGGAATCGCGGCGGAAACCGTAACCAACGGCGACCCGACCTTCGCCGGTCCTCTGGCCGGTGTGTCGCTGGGGCTTGCAGTGTACCACATAGTGGAACCCGAAGTAAAAGCAGCCGTTGACCCGGCCGTGTACGAGGAACAGGTCGGAGTAGTGGAGATGGTGCTGGATGTGGAGGCTATAGCAAAAGAAGTCAAAAAGTACCGCGAGCAGTATTCCAAGTATAGGGCATAG
- a CDS encoding glycine/sarcosine/betaine reductase component B subunit translates to MRLELGYFNVKEVVFGDTTRFEDGVLTVNKKELAELLLADNRIKDVDFDVAKPGEEVRIIPVKDVIEPRVKVTDGTVFPGFLGKPTTVGQGRTHVLRGMAVVTCGRIVGFQEGIIDMSGPGAEYTPFSKLINLVVIANPVDGLSAHEHEEALRIAGLKAAAYLAACVKEKEPEEIKVYETKPIAQALKEYPELPKVAYVYQLQSQGLLHDTYVYGVDAKKIIPTLIYPTELMDGAVVSGNCVSACDKNTTYVHQNNPVVEELYKRHGEDINFVGVIITNENVTLADKVRSSDYTAKLAEYLGLDGVIITEEGFGNPDTDLIMNCRKIESKGIKTVLITDEYAGRDGASQSLADADPKADAVVTAGNANEVIVLPPMKKVIGLVDTAAVIAGGSQKALREDGSIEIELQAITGATSEVGLTRLSAITL, encoded by the coding sequence ATGAGACTGGAGCTCGGGTATTTTAACGTAAAAGAAGTGGTGTTCGGTGACACCACCCGGTTTGAAGACGGCGTTCTAACAGTCAATAAGAAAGAACTTGCCGAGCTTTTACTTGCCGACAACCGGATAAAAGATGTGGATTTTGATGTGGCAAAACCCGGCGAGGAAGTGAGGATAATTCCGGTCAAAGACGTAATCGAGCCCCGCGTTAAGGTAACCGATGGCACTGTCTTTCCGGGGTTTCTCGGCAAACCGACCACCGTCGGCCAAGGAAGGACCCACGTCCTGAGAGGCATGGCCGTTGTTACCTGCGGAAGGATCGTGGGCTTTCAGGAAGGCATAATCGACATGAGCGGCCCCGGAGCCGAATACACCCCGTTCTCGAAACTGATCAACCTGGTGGTAATAGCAAACCCCGTGGACGGCCTTTCCGCCCACGAACACGAAGAAGCCCTCCGCATAGCCGGGCTGAAGGCTGCAGCTTATCTTGCGGCCTGCGTGAAGGAAAAAGAGCCCGAGGAAATCAAGGTCTATGAGACAAAACCCATCGCCCAGGCCTTAAAAGAATACCCCGAGCTGCCGAAGGTGGCCTACGTCTATCAACTTCAGAGCCAGGGACTGCTGCACGATACATACGTATACGGTGTCGACGCCAAAAAGATTATACCTACCCTCATATATCCCACCGAGCTAATGGATGGAGCTGTCGTAAGCGGTAACTGCGTTTCCGCCTGCGACAAGAATACCACCTATGTGCATCAGAACAACCCCGTCGTCGAAGAACTCTACAAACGCCACGGCGAGGATATAAACTTTGTAGGTGTAATCATAACCAACGAGAACGTTACTCTTGCCGATAAGGTGCGCTCTTCCGACTACACGGCAAAACTCGCCGAGTACCTGGGCCTTGACGGCGTTATCATCACCGAGGAAGGCTTCGGCAATCCGGATACCGACCTCATAATGAACTGCAGAAAGATAGAATCAAAAGGAATCAAGACGGTCCTCATTACTGACGAATACGCCGGTAGGGATGGGGCATCCCAGTCGCTGGCCGATGCCGACCCGAAGGCCGATGCGGTGGTTACCGCTGGCAATGCCAACGAGGTAATCGTATTACCTCCTATGAAGAAGGTAATAGGCCTTGTGGATACCGCCGCCGTTATAGCTGGCGGGTCGCAGAAGGCTTTGAGAGAAGACGGCAGCATAGAAATCGAGCTTCAGGCGATAACCGGCGCTACGTCGGAAGTGGGCCTGACGCGCCTGAGCGCAATAACCCTGTAA
- the trxA gene encoding thioredoxin TrxA, protein MIEVNSENFEQEVLRSEKPVLVDFWSPRCEPCKALMPHVEKLEDVYGDRVKFCKLDTSKNMRLAISQKVMGLPTLTIYKNGEKVDQVTKEVTIEMVEEMIKRNI, encoded by the coding sequence TTGATCGAGGTAAACAGCGAAAATTTTGAGCAGGAGGTATTAAGGTCTGAAAAACCGGTGCTGGTCGATTTCTGGAGCCCGAGGTGCGAGCCCTGTAAGGCACTGATGCCGCACGTGGAAAAGCTCGAAGATGTATACGGCGACAGGGTTAAGTTCTGCAAGCTCGACACCTCTAAAAACATGCGGCTTGCTATAAGCCAGAAAGTCATGGGACTCCCGACGCTCACGATTTACAAGAACGGAGAGAAGGTTGATCAGGTAACGAAAGAAGTCACTATTGAAATGGTGGAGGAAATGATTAAGAGGAACATATAA
- a CDS encoding type II toxin-antitoxin system VapC family toxin, which translates to MIILLDTNISLDFLLKREPFFEPVNKILVMVKNNEIEACITASSVTDIYFIMRKYKTQKERILMLTEYLKLVDIISTTKVDVLRALKMKSADFEDAVVFQSAKRKKVDYIITRDKMGFADKAIKTVSPEEFLRIIKKEI; encoded by the coding sequence ATGATAATATTACTTGACACAAATATCTCTCTTGACTTCTTGCTTAAAAGGGAGCCATTTTTTGAGCCGGTAAATAAAATTTTAGTAATGGTAAAAAATAACGAAATTGAAGCCTGCATTACAGCCTCATCGGTAACCGACATTTATTTTATTATGCGAAAGTATAAAACGCAGAAGGAACGAATATTAATGCTAACTGAATATTTAAAGCTTGTCGATATAATAAGTACTACTAAAGTGGATGTTTTGAGGGCTTTAAAAATGAAAAGTGCAGACTTTGAGGATGCAGTCGTTTTCCAGAGTGCAAAGCGTAAAAAAGTCGATTATATAATAACCAGGGATAAGATGGGGTTTGCGGACAAAGCAATCAAAACAGTAAGTCCGGAGGAATTCTTGAGAATTATAAAAAAAGAAATTTGA
- a CDS encoding type II toxin-antitoxin system Phd/YefM family antitoxin translates to MIQVSATEFKNNVGKFIKLSKKEDILILKNGKAVAKLTAVSKNDKEIAYDRLLEMIKRSKPVSEEIDLEAMREERLKRYDNIT, encoded by the coding sequence ATGATACAGGTTAGTGCAACAGAGTTTAAAAACAATGTGGGAAAGTTTATAAAACTTTCAAAGAAAGAGGATATCTTGATTTTAAAAAACGGGAAGGCTGTTGCAAAACTTACAGCAGTATCAAAAAATGATAAAGAGATTGCTTATGACAGACTTTTGGAGATGATAAAAAGAAGTAAACCGGTTAGCGAAGAAATTGACCTGGAGGCCATGAGAGAAGAGAGGCTAAAAAGATATGATAATATTACTTGA
- a CDS encoding autorepressor SdpR family transcription factor, producing MEYGEVPNTSLSIVFKAPSDPVRRKILSMLKEKDMTAGEIAAQFNISWPSISHHLNTLKQAGMVVDERKGQNIYYSLNTSVFEEVVAFAFELLGRKDDERVEK from the coding sequence ATGGAATACGGGGAGGTGCCGAATACGAGTCTCAGCATAGTTTTTAAAGCCCCTTCCGATCCCGTAAGAAGGAAGATCCTGTCCATGCTGAAGGAAAAGGATATGACCGCCGGGGAGATCGCAGCCCAGTTTAATATATCCTGGCCTAGCATCTCTCACCACCTTAATACTTTAAAACAGGCGGGCATGGTCGTGGACGAGAGAAAGGGTCAGAACATATACTATTCCCTAAACACTTCGGTCTTTGAGGAAGTTGTGGCCTTCGCTTTCGAACTTTTGGGCAGGAAAGATGATGAAAGGGTGGAAAAGTAA
- a CDS encoding SdpI family protein yields the protein MGKNKKSALPVNWLLLGLILSLYVVSFILYPVLSDMVPSHWNIYGQVDGYMAKTYHIVFFPSLILGIYLLMSFAPVIDPKPESYEKFKNVVEAFRTIMVLILSAIYIAATLYALGIQVSVAKVIMPAIGLMLVFLGNYMGKIRHNYTFGIKTPWTLASEEVWNKTHRISGPLWVAAGAVWVLSVFFNEKLGFILSMGSMFAVTIFGVVYSYVVFKKLQNGV from the coding sequence ATGGGCAAAAATAAAAAATCCGCCCTGCCGGTGAACTGGCTGCTTTTGGGATTGATACTATCGCTGTACGTCGTAAGTTTCATTTTATACCCCGTATTGTCGGATATGGTACCGTCCCACTGGAATATCTACGGGCAGGTTGACGGATATATGGCTAAAACCTACCATATTGTATTTTTTCCGTCCCTTATACTCGGCATATACCTGCTGATGTCGTTTGCTCCCGTCATCGACCCGAAACCCGAGAGCTACGAGAAGTTCAAGAACGTTGTTGAGGCCTTCCGTACGATAATGGTCCTCATTCTTTCCGCGATATATATAGCGGCCACCTTGTACGCTCTGGGAATCCAGGTTTCGGTAGCGAAGGTTATTATGCCTGCCATCGGGTTAATGCTGGTCTTTTTGGGCAATTACATGGGCAAGATAAGGCATAATTACACTTTCGGCATAAAAACCCCCTGGACGCTCGCCAGCGAGGAAGTATGGAACAAAACCCACAGGATTTCAGGACCTTTATGGGTAGCCGCCGGAGCGGTATGGGTCTTAAGCGTATTTTTCAACGAAAAGCTGGGGTTCATCCTCAGCATGGGATCGATGTTTGCCGTCACCATCTTCGGGGTGGTTTATTCGTACGTGGTATTTAAGAAGCTTCAAAACGGGGTATAA
- the istB gene encoding IS21-like element helper ATPase IstB: MLKDEIAACCKALKLSRNLVENCDKIEAQSHEEYLLKLLRLELEHRDASRKDRLLKNAGFYTIKTFAGYIFDEIKLPQGLTPQDLKDCKFLEEKKNLILYGNVGTGKTHLATAIGVEACKKGYNVKFFRTAALVNRLVEARKGGELSGLLKQLSKPDLLICDEWGYVPLDREGAQLLFQVISDCYERRSVVITTNLEFSRWASIFYDEQMTAAMIDRLIHHSYLLIFDGQSYRMRQSLMRQLS, encoded by the coding sequence ATGCTGAAGGACGAAATCGCCGCCTGCTGTAAAGCATTAAAACTCAGCCGCAATCTAGTGGAAAACTGCGACAAGATCGAGGCTCAAAGCCATGAAGAATACCTGCTGAAGCTGCTAAGATTAGAACTGGAGCACAGAGACGCAAGCCGAAAGGACAGGCTTTTGAAAAATGCGGGCTTTTACACGATAAAGACCTTTGCCGGCTACATATTCGATGAAATCAAACTCCCGCAGGGGCTTACACCGCAGGACCTAAAAGATTGCAAATTTCTCGAAGAAAAGAAAAACCTGATCCTTTACGGCAACGTGGGAACCGGCAAAACCCATCTTGCCACCGCCATCGGTGTGGAGGCCTGTAAAAAAGGCTACAACGTAAAGTTTTTCCGCACTGCAGCGCTGGTAAACCGGCTGGTGGAAGCCCGGAAGGGAGGTGAACTTTCCGGGTTACTGAAACAGCTTTCCAAACCAGATCTTCTGATCTGCGACGAATGGGGCTATGTTCCTTTGGACCGCGAAGGAGCGCAGCTACTTTTTCAGGTGATTTCGGACTGCTATGAACGTCGCAGTGTAGTAATTACCACTAACCTGGAATTCAGCCGCTGGGCGAGCATTTTCTACGATGAGCAGATGACAGCAGCAATGATTGACCGGCTAATACACCACAGTTACCTATTGATCTTTGATGGTCAAAGCTACCGGATGAGGCAATCACTCATGAGGCAATTAAGTTAA
- the istA gene encoding IS21 family transposase: MTHIDNIRKAFFMKGQNISEIAREFQKDRKTIRKYIYQEDWNTRVKVEEVKHTFPKLDPFKADIDQWLEEDKKARKKQRHTAKRIYDRLCEKYQDKFNCSYRTVAGYVAMRKKELYQDNSCRLPLEHIPGEAQVDFGEADFYENGTLHHGFYLNLSFPYSNVGYTQLFKGENQECLFQGLKDIFEHLGGVPRKLWFDNASTIVKLSKNGERKLTDAFLRFKQHYGFEAVFCNPASGHEKGNVENKVGYHRRNFLVPVPRFEKLEDFNRELLRLCDRDMHREHYRKEASIAELFNEDRKALLELPTVPYEVAGYITVKTNAYAKFSLNGGKHLYSTAPKYANSRVLVKITAHEVIPLDESHREIVRHRRLYGDNKQESMDWLPYLTQLSRCPGALKYSGIYSMLPDPLREYLDGLSKSERGKALKALAVLCTKSSFEQAVNAVAEALLYGVQDLDSLVAIHNRITGITPQLEPVKIPEGVPELTAFRFNAEDYDKAFLKGGANLC, from the coding sequence ATGACCCATATTGATAATATCAGAAAAGCGTTCTTTATGAAAGGGCAAAATATCAGCGAGATAGCCCGGGAATTCCAAAAAGACCGAAAAACTATACGCAAGTATATTTATCAAGAAGACTGGAACACCAGGGTTAAAGTTGAAGAAGTTAAACATACCTTCCCAAAACTCGACCCTTTCAAGGCGGATATAGATCAGTGGCTTGAAGAAGATAAAAAAGCTCGCAAAAAGCAGAGGCATACCGCCAAAAGGATTTATGACAGGCTCTGTGAAAAATACCAAGATAAGTTTAACTGTTCTTACCGCACCGTAGCAGGCTACGTAGCCATGAGAAAAAAAGAATTGTACCAGGACAACTCATGTCGTCTGCCGCTGGAACATATCCCGGGTGAAGCGCAGGTGGATTTCGGTGAGGCAGACTTTTACGAAAACGGGACGCTGCATCACGGATTTTATCTGAACCTGTCGTTTCCCTACAGTAACGTAGGATATACCCAGCTTTTCAAGGGAGAAAACCAGGAATGCCTGTTTCAGGGACTTAAGGACATATTTGAACACTTGGGGGGAGTACCCCGTAAGCTATGGTTTGATAACGCCAGCACTATCGTGAAACTCTCGAAAAATGGAGAGCGCAAACTAACCGACGCCTTCCTGAGGTTCAAGCAGCACTATGGTTTTGAAGCGGTATTCTGTAACCCTGCTTCCGGCCATGAAAAGGGTAATGTGGAAAACAAGGTGGGATACCACCGGCGCAACTTCCTTGTCCCGGTCCCCAGGTTTGAAAAGCTGGAGGATTTTAACCGCGAACTTTTACGATTGTGCGACCGGGACATGCACCGCGAACACTACCGGAAGGAGGCATCCATAGCCGAACTTTTTAATGAAGACCGTAAGGCTCTGCTTGAGCTGCCTACCGTTCCTTACGAGGTAGCCGGTTACATAACAGTCAAAACCAACGCCTACGCCAAATTCAGCTTGAACGGTGGAAAGCACCTATACTCTACCGCCCCCAAATACGCCAACAGCCGGGTGCTTGTAAAGATAACAGCCCATGAGGTCATACCGCTGGATGAGAGCCACCGGGAAATCGTGCGCCACCGGCGGCTTTACGGGGACAACAAGCAAGAAAGCATGGACTGGCTGCCATATCTTACCCAGCTTTCCCGCTGTCCGGGAGCCCTTAAGTATTCGGGAATATACAGCATGCTGCCGGACCCACTCCGGGAATACCTCGACGGCTTAAGCAAAAGTGAGCGCGGCAAAGCGCTCAAGGCTTTGGCTGTGCTTTGTACCAAAAGCAGTTTTGAACAGGCTGTGAACGCTGTAGCCGAGGCTCTCCTTTACGGAGTGCAGGATTTAGACAGCCTCGTAGCCATCCATAACAGGATAACGGGTATAACCCCGCAGTTGGAGCCGGTAAAGATTCCGGAAGGGGTTCCTGAACTCACTGCATTCCGCTTCAATGCAGAAGACTATGACAAAGCCTTTCTGAAAGGCGGTGCCAATTTATGCTGA
- the istA gene encoding IS21 family transposase: MLGSGSIIMLHELRAMGKSIRAIARETGRSRNTVRKYLRAEGIPERKPHPKRGSKLDPYKDTIQELINLGIFNCEVIYERIKEEGYTGGRTILRDYVRQFRPPKQVPAVCRYETKPGQQAQVDWGEYTYIDEETGEIRKLYVFVMVLGYSRAIYVEFTNRCDIHTFIRCLIRGFEYFGGVTDIVLTDRMKTVILGTGENRKPIWNSIFEDLAVTLGFTPKVCRARRPQTKGKVESGIDFVKSNFLPGRKFINYGDLNHQAIVWCEKKNRRIHGTTGEKPIDRLKEENLKPLPASDRYQKFLEEVRKVHKDGLLSFNGVRYGVPWQYSGKEVVVRDKNGKIEILYDGKVIATHEKHYRSRTIVFLKGQYKGLKEAEGMFYPRPRAIKLSSLEVEKRSLGVYESLLEVGTV, translated from the coding sequence GTGCTAGGGAGTGGATCTATTATCATGTTACACGAATTAAGAGCAATGGGCAAGAGCATCCGTGCAATTGCACGAGAAACAGGCCGTTCAAGGAATACGGTAAGAAAATACTTAAGGGCAGAGGGCATTCCCGAAAGGAAGCCGCATCCCAAAAGAGGATCAAAGCTCGATCCATACAAAGATACCATTCAAGAGCTCATAAATCTTGGTATATTCAATTGCGAAGTTATCTACGAAAGAATCAAAGAAGAAGGCTATACCGGCGGCCGCACTATCTTAAGGGACTATGTAAGACAATTTAGACCCCCAAAACAGGTTCCTGCCGTATGCCGCTACGAAACCAAGCCCGGCCAGCAGGCCCAGGTCGACTGGGGCGAATACACCTACATTGACGAGGAAACCGGCGAAATACGTAAGCTTTACGTCTTCGTCATGGTACTGGGTTACTCCAGAGCCATATACGTAGAATTCACAAACCGCTGCGACATACATACCTTCATCCGCTGCCTGATCCGCGGGTTTGAATACTTCGGCGGAGTGACCGACATAGTCCTTACCGACAGAATGAAGACCGTAATACTTGGCACCGGAGAAAACAGAAAGCCCATATGGAACTCCATCTTTGAAGACCTGGCTGTAACCCTTGGATTTACCCCTAAAGTGTGCAGAGCACGACGTCCACAGACCAAAGGCAAAGTAGAAAGCGGAATAGACTTTGTCAAAAGCAACTTCCTGCCGGGTAGGAAGTTCATAAACTACGGTGACTTAAACCACCAGGCAATAGTGTGGTGCGAAAAGAAAAACAGGAGGATTCACGGCACCACCGGGGAAAAGCCTATTGACCGCCTGAAGGAAGAAAACCTCAAACCACTCCCTGCCTCTGACAGATACCAAAAATTCCTTGAAGAAGTAAGGAAAGTCCACAAAGACGGCCTCTTGAGCTTTAACGGCGTAAGATACGGCGTTCCCTGGCAATATAGCGGAAAAGAGGTGGTTGTAAGGGACAAAAACGGCAAAATCGAAATCCTCTATGATGGGAAGGTGATAGCAACCCACGAAAAACATTATCGCTCAAGGACCATCGTTTTCCTCAAAGGTCAGTATAAGGGTCTAAAAGAAGCCGAAGGCATGTTCTATCCTAGACCGAGGGCTATCAAGTTATCTTCCCTGGAAGTTGAGAAGCGTTCTCTGGGGGTTTACGAAAGCCTCCTGGAGGTGGGCACAGTATGA